Within the Desulfovibrio sp. genome, the region GCCAATTCGTGTTTTTTATGAGGTGCGGTACCCCAATCTGCTGGCGGCGGGGCAGGGCGGCATTGTGGACAACATCATATCCCGCGCTGGCGGACGGAATGTGGTCACGGACGAAAAAAAGCTGGTGCGCTTCAATGAAGAAGCCCTGCTGGCTGCTGACCCGGATGTGTACATCATCCAGAGCGGCCCTATGAACCCCGATCCCCAGCCCCTGGATCAGCGCCTGCATTACAAGGATCTGCGCGCTGTGCGCGAGGGCAGGGTGCTCACGGTGGACGAAGAGCTTTTTGCCCGCCCAGGGCCGCGCTCTGTGGACGCCGCCGAAGAGCTGGGGTGGTTTTTGCACCCCGGGGCGGCACACTGATTTTCCGTTATTTCCCTTGATTTTTTCGTAACCTGACATTCTGATCACAGGACAAGAGAGCTGAGCATGACAGGAGTTTTGTACGGCGTGGGCGTCGGGCCAGGCGCTTCGGACCTGCTGACGCTGCGGGCGGTGAATGCCCTTGGCAAGGTGGACGTGATTCTGGCGGCGGCTTCGCCCAAAAATGACTATTCCGCCGCGCTGGAAACCGCCCGGCCACACTTGCGGGCCGACGCGCGCATGCTGCGTCTGGAATTTCCCATGACGCGGGACCGCGCCGTGCTGCGCGATGCCTGGCGCGTGGCCGCCGAAAAAACGCAGCAAGTCCTGGAAGGCGGCGAAAACGCGGCCTTTCTGACCATTGGCGATCCCCTTGTCTACAGCACCTTTGGCTATCTCATGCAGACACTCAGGGAGCGCGCGCCGCACCTGCCCATTGAGATCATCCCCGGCATTACCTCCATTCAGGCGGCAGCCGCGCGCGCGGGCGTCATTTTGTGCGAGAACGGCGAAACCCTGCGCATCATTCCCGGCATCAACAGCCGCGACGAGCTTGAAAAAGCCCTTGATGGGGCTGATACCGCCGTTATCCTCAAGGCGTACCGCAACCTTCCGGCCATTGCGGACGCCCTGCGCGCCACAGGAAGGCTGGACTCCTGTATTCTGGCCAGCCATGTGGAGCAGCCCGCCGAAAATCTGCGCCACGGGCTGGACCCGGAACAAGGCACCCCGCCCTATATGTCGCTGATCATCAGCAGAAAACCCGTGAGCAACGACTAGAACAAGTTCACTTTGAAATGCTTTGCGGGTGGGAAGTGTTTTGTGGGGGAGGGACCCTTTTGAAAAAGGGTATCCTCCCCCACGCCCCCACCCCCTAGGGGAACGCTGATTTATTCCGCTTGGCGACGTTGCTTCACTTTTTTTGAAACAGTCGAGGACGGAAGAGTCCACTCCTGCTTCAAAAAAAGCTCGCGCCTTGCCAAACGAAATAACTGCGCGTTCCCTTGGGCGAAACAGCATCATATAAAACGAAAGCCAGCAATTCCCCTATGATCGGGAACTGCTGGCTTTTGTCGTTGTGTCTGTGGCTGGTTTGCGCACACGGCATTATGAGCGGCGCAGCCGAATGCGCATCATCCGTGAGCGGCATAGATAGTGCGCATAAAGCGCGGGGATCCTCGCCATCAGCAAATGCGCGGCAATTGCGCCCCTTCAAGCATGCCCAGCAGGCGGCGGCCGCCGATGCGGGTTTGCAGGCTCACCTGCGCCTTGCCCTCCGTGACCGTGCCCACGCGCGCAGCCTCCTTGCCATAGGGCGAGCGGCGCATGGCCTCAAGCGCGGCATCGGCCCTGTCCTCGGGCACGATGCAGATGCATTTGCCCTCATTGGCCAGATACAGGGGGTCCAGCCCCAAAAACGAACAGCCGTTCCGCACGGCCTCGTGCACGGGAATGGCCGTTTCGTCCAGAAGAATGCCCATTTGCGACTGTTCGGCAATCTCGTTCAGCGTGGTGGCAAGACCGCCGCGCGTGGGATCGCGCAGCACATGCACTTCACCGGCGGCTTCGAAAATGTCCGCGATCATGTGGTTGAGGGGTGCGGAATCCGAAGCCACGTCCGTCAGAAACGACAGCCCTTCGCGGCTGCCCATCACCGTGAGGCCGTGATCGCCCATGGCTCCGCTCACCAGCACCGCGTCACCGGGGCGCGCGCTGTGTCCTGACGGGGCAGGATTGGCGAAAACTTCGCCTATGCCAGTGGTATTGATAAATATTTTGTCGCAGGCCCCCCTGGGGACAACCTTGGTGTCACCAGTGACGATGAGCACCCCGGCTTCGCGGGCCGCAGCCGCCATGTCGGCGGTGACGCGCTCGAGCGTTTCCAGCGCAAGGCCTTCTTCAAGGATGAAGGCGCAACTGAGGTAGCGGGGGCGAGCGCCCAGCATGGCCACGTCATTGACGGTGCCGTGCACGGCCAGGCTGCCGATGCTGCCGCCGGGAAAAAACAGGGGCGTCACGGTGTAGGAGTCTGTGCTCATGGCCAGAGGGCCGCGAATGTCGGTCAGCAGGGCCGCGTCATCCATGCGCTCCAGCAAAGGATTGGCGAAGTGGCGGAAAAAGCACTGGGACACAAGACGCTGCGAGGCGCGGCCACCGCTGCCCGCATCCAGAAGAAGACAGTCTTCCATTATCTCTCCGAATATTTGAAGTAGGCGGCGCAGCTGCCCTCGGTCGACACCATGCACGGCCCCACGGGCGTGGCAGGGGTACACTTTTTGCCAAACAGGGGACAGTCCGGCGGCGCCATGCGGCCCTTGAGCACGTCCCCGCAACGACAGCCGGGCAGGGGAGGCACATCGGGCAGTTTGAGATCAAGGCGCACCATGGCGTCCAGATCCTGGTATTCCGGCCGCAGGGTGAGGCCGCTCATCGGAATGCTGCCAATGCCGCGCCACAGGGCGTCCGCAGGGGTGAAAAACTGATCCAGCAGCGCGCGGGCGCGAGGATTGCCCTCATTGCCCACAGCCCGGGGATAGGCATTGACCACGGCCGGGGCATTGTCGCGTATCTGTTCGGCCATCATGCACAGGGCAAGAAGGATGTCGGCGGGTTGAAAGCCGCCCACCACACCGGGCACACGGTATTTATCCGCAAGAAAGGCGTAAGGCTCCAGCCCAAGGATGGTGGACACGTGCCCCGGCAGCAAAAAAGCCTCCACAGCGCACTGGCTGTCGTCCAGCAGGGCGCGCAGCGCCGGGGGAACCAGTTTGTGCAGGGAAAGTACGCAGAAATTTTCAAGCTTGCGCTGGCGGGCCGTCAGCAGGGTGGCGGCCACGGTGGGGGCCGTGGTCTCAAAGCCTATGCCCAGAAAAACCACGGTGTCGCCGGGGTTTTGCTCCGCCAGGGTCAGGGCGTCCAGGGGTGAATAGATGATCTCCACGCGCGCGCCCTGGGCCTGTGCGTGCTTGAGGCTGCGTCCGCCGGGGCCGGGAACGCGCAAAAGATCCCCAAAAGTGGCGATAATGACCCTGTCGCGCTCAGCCAGATCAAGAAAGGCGGCCACTTCAGCGTCATGCGTGACACAGACGGGACAGCCCGGCCCGGAAAGATGGGCCACCGTGTCGGGGAGCAGAGAGCGCAGGCCGCTCTGAAAAATGGATACCGTATGGGTGCCGCACACTTCCATAAAGCGCATGGAGCGCCCGTCCAACGCACGGTTGAGGCGGTCCAGCAGGCCGCGGCAGAGCTGGGGATCCTGAAAGGCTTGTTCCAGTTGCATGATGAACCCTTGGTGGCTGTGTACGTTAGGGAAACGCTGATGTATTCCGTTTGGCGGCGTAGCTCAACTTTTTTTGAAACAGTCGAGGACGGAAGAGTCCACTTTTGCTTCAAAAAAAGTTCGCGCCTTGCCAGACGAAATAACTGCGCGTTTCCAGGAGGCTCTTTAAGCAGTGCTACGTTAGGGAAACGCATGACATTGAAATTCGTGTTTTCCGGCAGGGAGAAGCCGTTGCGCAAGACGAGCCGTCGCCTCTGTCAGCCGCATAAGGCTTACTGCGGTGTGACAGAGTGCGGAATCCGTCTGGCGTACAACCTGTCTCCCTGCCGGAGTGCAAAAAATCCCTGTACCTGCACCTGCCTCAGGCCAGGGGAGCCAGCATGTCGAGGCCGGTGCCCACGGGCAGGCCGCACATGAGGTTGGCGTTGGCCAGGGCCTGCCCCGAAGCGCCACGGCACAGATTGTCGATGGCCGACAAAATGGTGAGCCTGCCCGTACGCGGGTCTACCACAAGACCAAGGTCGCAGAACATGCTGCCGCGCACAAAGCGGGTTTCTGGCAGTGAGCCCTTGGGCAGCACGCGTATCCAGGGGCTGTGCGCCCAGGTGCTCATGAAGGCCTCGCGCACCTGAGCCAGCGTGGTGGCAGGGTCTTTCAGCTTCGTATAGATGGTGGACAAAATGCCCCTGTTGAGCGGCAGGATGTGGGTATTGAATGAGAGGCGCACCTCATGCCCGGCCAGCAGGGAAACTTCCTGCTCGATTTCCGGGGTATGCCTGTGGGTGGGCAGGCCATAGGCGCGGAAATTGTCCGACACCTCGCAAAAAAGCGTGCCGACGGCGGCTTTGCGCCCTGCGCCCGTGGCGCCGGATTTGGCGTCCACCACAATGTCGTCTGTATGCACAAGGCCGTTCTTGATTGCCGCGTACAGGCCCAGAATCACCGAGGTCGGGTAACAACCGGGGTTGGCGATGAGGCTGGCGCGGGATATCTCGGCCGCATACAGTTCGGGCAGGCCGTACACGGCCTTGTGCAGGATGTCCTTGTGGGTGTGTTCCTGCCTGTACCAGGCAGTATAGATTTCGGGATCGCGCAGGCGAAAGTCGGCCGAAAGATCCACAACCCTGGTTCCGGCCTTGATCAGCGGCGCGGCCATGCCCATGGCTGTGCCCGCAGGCACGGCAAGAAAGACCACGTCGCATTCTTTGGCGGCCAGTTCCGCATCAAAAACGCTTATGACAATGTCCGATCCGGGCATATGCTCCAGAAAAGGATAGTATTCGCCCAGGCGTTTGCCCGCCTCGGCCCGTGAGCAGGCCATGCTGAGGCGCATGCAAGGATGGCTCGCCAGAAGCCGCGCCAGTTCCATGCCCGCATATCCCGTAATGCCCACCAGACCCGCTTTGAATGTCTTCATGCCCAGTCCTTATAAGAAAACACTGATTAAAGAGCCTTTTGGAAACGCGCAGTTGTTTCGTTTGACACGGCGCGATCTTTTTTTGAAGCAGGAGTGGACTCTTCCGTCCTCGACTGTTTCAAAAAAAGTGGAGCAAGTCCGTCAAACGGAATACATCAGCGTTTCCATAACACGCCGCAAAGGCATCTGAAAAAGTACATAGAACGCCAGCCGCACTGGGCAGGCGCGCCCCGTGGTCATAGCACCGCTACCGCAAACGCCGGAAGGCGCTCAAGCGGGCGTTACGCGGGCTTTCGCTCTTTGCCGGACAGGCATTCGCAATTGGGCCCGCACTTTATGACAAATTTCAGGCGCAGCTCGTAGAGTATGCCTTCAAGCAGCTTTCGTTCCTGGTCGTCAAGGTTGTTCTGCGTTTTGTCGTGCAGCATCTCAAGCACGTCGATGCTGTGCTTGGCCAGGGGCAGATCGACCTCCGTGGCTCCGGTGTCAGGGCTGGGAACTTCACCCAGGTGCACCAGCGCTGATGAGGCCAGCGAAAGAATAAAGGTAGAAAACGTCACTTCAGGCATGGGCCCGGATGAGCATCCACAGGGTTTCTGGCTCATGGTGACCTCGTGGCGCGCTGCGCCCGGCTTGGCAGGCGCGGCAAGTAGCGCCGTGGTACTCGGTTGGGGGCAAATTCCAGGGCGATTTCACTTTGAAACGGCTCTGGCGGCATGCGCGTACGCGCGCCGTGGCGGCGATGACGCGGGTTTCCGCGCTGACAGCGCCTCACGGCGTACCGCACCTTCTATACCTGTACATACATCTGAGAATGCGCATTCTCAAGGGTAATCTGTTCCAGAGCATTTTAACTTTGAAAAAAGGTAAATGCTCTAACGCTGCACGAATGTGCAGCGCGCCACAATGTGGCGTGGTTTCAGCCGAAAATCGCATTTTTTGGCTGAATGAAACCTTTGAAATATGAAGCATTTCAAAGGTAATCTGCCCTGGGGAGGCACTGAATAAAAAGCCTTCTGGAAACGCGCTGGTATTTCCTTTGGCAAGGCGCGATCTTTTTTTGAAACAGTCGGGGACGGAAAAGTCCACTCCTGTTTCAAAAAAAGTGAAGCAAGTCCGCCAAGGGAAATAAATCAGCGTTCCCTAGACAGTGTAGGCACGAGATGAATTTTCAGTCATATCAAGGAGAACAAGCCTTTTATGTATGGAGCGTACTCTGATGGTACTCGACCGGAATAAAAGGCGAAGTTCGACGGAGAGATGCCTGAAAAGGCGCTCGTGACGACACTGTCTAGCTGTTGTACACCAGGGACAAGGGCTCGCCCGGTTCTCCCGCCAGCGCGGCCCTGTATGCGGCCAGCCCCTGTTCCAGATAGTCGCGCGAGCCGCAGTACCCGCCCACGGCGCACAGGCAGTCGTTGAGGGCATAAATTCCCGCCACCACATCGGCCCAGTCCACCCAGCCCATATGCCCGACGCGGGCCATACGCCCCTTGAAGTGATCCTGCCCGCCAGCCATGGACACGCCGTGCTTTTCCTGCGCCATGCGCAGAACCTCGACGCCGTCGACGCCGTCGGGCAGCAGCACGCTGGTAATGCCCCAGGCAAAGTGTTCCTTGGCAAAAAGTTCCAGACCCATGGCCGTAAGGCTGGCGCGGGTCAGCAT harbors:
- the hypE gene encoding hydrogenase expression/formation protein HypE, with amino-acid sequence MEDCLLLDAGSGGRASQRLVSQCFFRHFANPLLERMDDAALLTDIRGPLAMSTDSYTVTPLFFPGGSIGSLAVHGTVNDVAMLGARPRYLSCAFILEEGLALETLERVTADMAAAAREAGVLIVTGDTKVVPRGACDKIFINTTGIGEVFANPAPSGHSARPGDAVLVSGAMGDHGLTVMGSREGLSFLTDVASDSAPLNHMIADIFEAAGEVHVLRDPTRGGLATTLNEIAEQSQMGILLDETAIPVHEAVRNGCSFLGLDPLYLANEGKCICIVPEDRADAALEAMRRSPYGKEAARVGTVTEGKAQVSLQTRIGGRRLLGMLEGAQLPRIC
- a CDS encoding DUF1844 domain-containing protein, with protein sequence MSQKPCGCSSGPMPEVTFSTFILSLASSALVHLGEVPSPDTGATEVDLPLAKHSIDVLEMLHDKTQNNLDDQERKLLEGILYELRLKFVIKCGPNCECLSGKERKPA
- the hypD gene encoding hydrogenase formation protein HypD encodes the protein MQLEQAFQDPQLCRGLLDRLNRALDGRSMRFMEVCGTHTVSIFQSGLRSLLPDTVAHLSGPGCPVCVTHDAEVAAFLDLAERDRVIIATFGDLLRVPGPGGRSLKHAQAQGARVEIIYSPLDALTLAEQNPGDTVVFLGIGFETTAPTVAATLLTARQRKLENFCVLSLHKLVPPALRALLDDSQCAVEAFLLPGHVSTILGLEPYAFLADKYRVPGVVGGFQPADILLALCMMAEQIRDNAPAVVNAYPRAVGNEGNPRARALLDQFFTPADALWRGIGSIPMSGLTLRPEYQDLDAMVRLDLKLPDVPPLPGCRCGDVLKGRMAPPDCPLFGKKCTPATPVGPCMVSTEGSCAAYFKYSER
- the cobI gene encoding precorrin-2 C(20)-methyltransferase; its protein translation is MTGVLYGVGVGPGASDLLTLRAVNALGKVDVILAAASPKNDYSAALETARPHLRADARMLRLEFPMTRDRAVLRDAWRVAAEKTQQVLEGGENAAFLTIGDPLVYSTFGYLMQTLRERAPHLPIEIIPGITSIQAAAARAGVILCENGETLRIIPGINSRDELEKALDGADTAVILKAYRNLPAIADALRATGRLDSCILASHVEQPAENLRHGLDPEQGTPPYMSLIISRKPVSND
- the argC gene encoding N-acetyl-gamma-glutamyl-phosphate reductase, which gives rise to MKTFKAGLVGITGYAGMELARLLASHPCMRLSMACSRAEAGKRLGEYYPFLEHMPGSDIVISVFDAELAAKECDVVFLAVPAGTAMGMAAPLIKAGTRVVDLSADFRLRDPEIYTAWYRQEHTHKDILHKAVYGLPELYAAEISRASLIANPGCYPTSVILGLYAAIKNGLVHTDDIVVDAKSGATGAGRKAAVGTLFCEVSDNFRAYGLPTHRHTPEIEQEVSLLAGHEVRLSFNTHILPLNRGILSTIYTKLKDPATTLAQVREAFMSTWAHSPWIRVLPKGSLPETRFVRGSMFCDLGLVVDPRTGRLTILSAIDNLCRGASGQALANANLMCGLPVGTGLDMLAPLA